The following is a genomic window from Algiphilus sp..
CCAGCATGTACTGGTACAGCGAGACCAACCATCGCACCGGCGACGACTGGCGCCCCGAGATCCACGACAGCGACGGCCTTGCACTGTGGACCGGGGCAGGCGAACGCATATGGCGCCCGCTGAACAACCCGCCGCACGTCCAGACCACCAGCTACGTCGACGACAACCCGCGCGGCTTCGGGCTGCTGCAGCGCGACCGCGACTTCGACCACTACCAGGACGACGGCGTCTTCTACGACCGGCGCCCGGGCGTCTGGATCGAGCCCAGGGGCGACTGGGGCAGGGGCGAGGTGCAGCTGGTCGAGCTGCCCACCGACGACGAGATCCACGACAACATCGTGGCCTACTGGGTCCCCGACGCCGACGCCGAGGCCGGCCGCGAATGGCGCTTCGACTACCGCCTGCACTGGGTGGCGGACGAGCCCCATCCGCCGTCGGTGGCCCGGGTGCGCGCCACGCGCATCGGACGCGCCGGCGTGCCGGGTCAGCACGAGGCGCGCGATCCGGACGGCCGCAAGTTCGTCATCGATTTCGCCGGCGGACCGCTCGCCGACATGGCGCAGCGCTATGACCTCACGGTGGCGGTCGAGGCGTCGCGTGGCGAGATCACCAATCCCTACGCGCTCAGGATCGTCGGCACCGACCACTGGCGGGCCGCGTTCGACCTGAGCGTCGCGGGCAGCGAGCCGGTGGATCTGCGCTGCCACGTCCATGACGGCAAGCGCACGCTGACCGAGACCTGGCTCTACCAGTACTTCCCACGGGCCTGGGGGCCCTCGGTCTGATCCGCGTGCAGTGGGCATTCAGGCCCGCGGCGTTTGACTGTCCGTGCGGTCGGTCGCGGACCGGCCGCACTGATCCCAACCGGAGACGACGATGGCACAGGACCACACCTACAAGATCACCGAGCTGGTCGGTTCATCCCAGGACAGCATCGACGACGCTGTGCGCAAGGGCGTCGCCCGTGCCGCGAAGTCGGTGCACAACATGAAATGGTTCGAGGTGACCGAGATCCGCGGCCACATCGAGGGCGACCGCGTCGGGCACTGGCAGGTATCGATGAAGATCGGGTTCACGGTCGACGACTGAACGTCGGTGCCGCTCGCTTCAGGAGATGATCATGACGAACAGGCTTTCCCTGCTCACCCTCGCATCGCTGACCATCGCCGTTCCGGCGATGGCGGCCGAACCCGCCACCGCCGCCCGCGGCGACGTGCTGGCCGTCCAGGAGAGCGCCGGCGACGTGCGCTTCGTCACCGGCGGCATCGGCTCG
Proteins encoded in this region:
- a CDS encoding glucan biosynthesis protein; the encoded protein is MTAFRNRRALLRALALLPAAPLIRPALAAMEAGTLGTARPFDFERLRQRARALAAAPARPSPEKVPELLDRIDYDTYQKIAFRSGNALWAESDTPVAFFHLGRYAKQPVAVHVVEDGVARRVHYAPGYFDTAATGLSEQLPDDLGFAGFRVLNADGETDWLAFQGASYFRSAGPLGQYGLSARGIAVDTAVPGTTESFPRFTAFWLEQPSDGSAIRIHALLEGEHVTGAYRFDCARGDAITMDVRAELFQRRAVTRLGIAPLTSMYWYSETNHRTGDDWRPEIHDSDGLALWTGAGERIWRPLNNPPHVQTTSYVDDNPRGFGLLQRDRDFDHYQDDGVFYDRRPGVWIEPRGDWGRGEVQLVELPTDDEIHDNIVAYWVPDADAEAGREWRFDYRLHWVADEPHPPSVARVRATRIGRAGVPGQHEARDPDGRKFVIDFAGGPLADMAQRYDLTVAVEASRGEITNPYALRIVGTDHWRAAFDLSVAGSEPVDLRCHVHDGKRTLTETWLYQYFPRAWGPSV
- a CDS encoding dodecin yields the protein MAQDHTYKITELVGSSQDSIDDAVRKGVARAAKSVHNMKWFEVTEIRGHIEGDRVGHWQVSMKIGFTVDD